TCGATGATCTCCTCCGCCACGTAGTTGTGGTGGCAGGAGATCGGATCGTCGAAAAGTACCGGCAGCGAGTCGAATTCCTCGCGGACCGTCGCGCACACCAGGGAGAGCATGACCGCCCGGTTACGGGCGGCGTACTCCTGTGCCCAGGTCAGGTCGTGCCGGTAGGCCTCCATTTGCGGTGTGCCGGAGAGGAATACCGCCAGATCGCGATCGGGCAGATCCTGGTTCTGCGGCAGCCGCCGCGCCACGGCGATATGCCGCTCCGCGAGCTCCTTGCCGATGTTGCGGCTTCCCGAGTGCAGCAGAATCCACACGTTGTCCTCGGTGTCCAGGCAGACCTCGATGAAGTGGTTACCACCGCCGAGGGTGCCCATCTGCTTGTGCGCCTTGGACTCTCGCTTCTGCACCGCCGGATCCAGGTCGGTGAACCGGTTCCAGAACGTGGACCAGCCGCCACGACGCCCGGCCGTCGAGCGCGCGCCCGTGACGGTGGGCTCGAGCCGGGTGACGTCGACGGCCGCATCGTGCGCGGAGAAGCCGACCGGAACCGCCGCCTCGATGCGCGAACGCAGCGAACGCAGGTCGTCGGGCAGATCGGACGCGGTCAGCGAGGTCTTGACCGCCTCCATCCCGCAGCCGATATCGACACCGACCGCGGCGGGAGCCACCGCATCCTTCATGGCGATGACGGATCCGACCGTGGCGCCCTTGCCGAGGTGCACATCGGGCATGACGCGGACGCCGTAGACCCATTCCAGTTGCGCGATGGTACGCAACTGCTGCAGCGCGGCCTGCTCGACCTCGTGCTCGTGGGCCCACATGAGCGTCTGCGCCTTCGCTCCGCGCAGCTCGACGGGAAACATGATCGTGATCCTTTCGTGAACGACTCTCCTGTTCACGGTAGGGATCGCGGCGAGAATGCGCATCCGGATTTCCGGGCCGGCCACGCCCGGCAACTGTCGGCTCGGGGCTCGGCGGTGTCCGAAAGCCGGACAGATTCCACGGGCGGGCGACCACGGCCGTCCGGCGGCGGTCGCGCTCGCGGATGTGCCGCCGAGTCAGCCGATCGGCTCGTAAACAGCTATGTGCCAAGAGCTTTCACCGGCGGGACGGACCACGGATCGGCGCTCGTGGGGACCGAGGGCCGGGTCTGCGACCTCGAATCCCTTGTGCCGCAGATCGTTCAGAGTCGCGTCGAGGTCGTCGACCTTCACCGCCAGGAAGGGCGTCTCGTCGGCTCGGTCGGTGCCGGCGAGCATGATTCGCACGCCGCCGACATCGAACTGGGCCCAGCGATCGCCGTCGGCGACCGTCGGCTCACCGACCAGCGCGGTGAGCAATGCGACCGCGGCCGAGAGGTTGTCCGCCGGATACGCGGGGCCGACGCGCAGCACCGTCATCGTCGTGATCCCCGCGGAGCGGCGAATGCCCGCCGCAACGCCGCGAACGCGCGCTCGGTCGCGATCCCGGTCTCGGGCAGCACCTCGCCCATGGTCATGAAGCCGTGGAACATCCCGTCGTAGCGGTGCACCTCGACCTCGACTCCGGCCGCGGTGAGCCGTCGCCCGTACGCCTCGCCCTCGTCGCGCAGCGGATCGAACTCCGCGGTCGCGATATGGGCGGGCGGCAGTCCCGCGGGATCGGCCAGCAGCGGTGCGGCATAGGGGTCGGTGCTACCGGATCCGCCCAGATACTGCTCCCAGTACCAGCGCAGATGGTCGTCGGTGACGAAATAGCCCTGCGCGTTGTCGCGATAGGACGCGCTCGAACGCGTCGGGTCGAGCATGGGGTACATGAGGACCTGGGCCGCGACGGCGGGCCCACCCCGGTCGCGTGCCAGCAACGCCGTGACCGTGGCCAGATTGCCGCCCGCGCTGTCGCCGGCGACCGCGATCCGCGCCGGGTCGGCACCGAACCGCTGCGCGGTGGCCGCGATCCAGCACAGCACCGCGTAGGCGTCCTCGGCGGCGGCGGGGAACCGATGCTCGGGAGCCCGCCGGTACTCGACCGAGACGACGAGGGCGCCGGCGCCGTTCGCCATCGACCGGCAGAACTGGTCGTGGCTGTCCACACTGCAGATCACGAACCCGCCACCGTGGCAGAAGAGCACCACCGGCAGCGGGCCGGTGGTGTCCCGCGGGGTGTAGATCCGCACCGGGATCTGCTCGCCGTCCGCACCGGGAGCGAACGAATCGACCACGGCGGCAACCGGAATCGGCTCCACCGCGGCCGCCGGACGGGAGGCGAGCTGCCGCCGGGCCTCGGTGGCGTCGACCACCTCGGTGCCGAGTCTCGGGAAGGCCGCGGTCGCCGCGTCGACGACCGCGCGGGTGTGCGGTGACATCGTCATAACGTCTCCGGTATCGCGAGGGCGCGCGGGTCGCTCACAGTCCGTCCTGGAGCTCCGGGGGCATGAACTTGCCCGCGGCCAGGCCGCCGTCGACAGTGATCTCCGCGCCGGTGACATAGGCCGAGGCGTCCGAAGCGAGGAAGGCGACCAGTTCGGCGACCTCCTCCGGGGTGCCGGTCCGCTGCAGCGGCAGGGTCGGGAAGCTGCCGGGACCGGTGGTGAGGTACGGCACCATCGGGGTGGCGATCGGCCCCGGATGGACCGAGTTCACGCGAATTCCGCGGGGGCCCAGCTCGAGTGCTGCGGTCTTGGTCAGGCCGCGCAACCCCCATTTGGAGGCGCCGTAGGCGGAGTGGCCCATCAGCCCCTCGAGTCCGGCCTGTGAGGAGATGTTGACGATCGATCCGCCCGCTTCCGACATGGAACCCACGACCGACCGGATCCCGCGGAACGCGCCCACCAGGTTGACCCGCAGAATCGTCTCCAATTCCTCGGGTGTGGTCTCGGTGAGCGGTTTGGCGGTATAGATCGCGGCATTGTTGACCAGCACGTTCAGTGCGCCGAACTCCGATACGGCGACCGTGACCGCGGCGTTCCAGTCGTCGGCCGAGGTCACGTCGTGGCGCACGAAGCGCGCCGCCGGACCGAGCTCGGCCGCCAACTGCTTACCTTCGGTCTCCAGCACGTCGGTGAGCACTACCCGCGCGCCCGCGGCGACGAACAGTCGCGCTTCGGCCGCACCCTGTCCGCGCGCCGCGCCGGTGACGAGCGCGACTTTGTTGCTGAGATCGACCATTCGACATCTCCGTCCTGTGAGTGTGCCGAGATCCTGTGCCGCACGGGCGTACTCGGCCAGTGCCGATCTCGATGGGCGGGATCGGCGTCGGTGAAGTGGTTGTCCTGCTACTGGTTCCGGAAATGCGGAATGACCTTCTCGCCCCAGTGCCGGATGGTCTCGAGGCATGCCTCCTGGGGCACGGTGCCCATCTGGATCAGGCACAGGATCTCGTCGGCGCCGGCATCGCGCAGCCGCTCGACGTAGGCGATCGCGTCCTCCGGGCTGCCGTACGCGTGATCGGCGTTGAACACCGAGGTCGAACCGGATTTCACCGGGATCTTGGCCTCGTGCAGGTAGGCGACGTGCTCATCGGCGGCCTCCTTGATCCGTGCCACCTCGTCCACGGTGGGATCGACCGCCTCGTCCGGCACGGGCCCGGCCCCGTAGTAGTGCTTGATGGACTGGGCGAAGAAGCGCTGGCCCCGGGCGCCGATCTGCTGGGCCCGGTCTCGATCGTCCAGGACGATGGTCGGGCACAGGGCGGCGAAATGGTCGTTGGTCACCGTCGAGACGAAACGCTCGCCGGTGCGGGCCGCGATCGCCTCGTCGTAGGTGCGCCGCAGCTCCGCGATCTCCGCCACACCCGCGAAACCCAGTACCAGAGCGCCGATTCCGTAGTCGGCGGCCAGCTTCAACGTGTCCTTCTTGGTGCATGCCATGAACAGTGGCGGATGCGGGCGCTGCACCGGCCGCGGCAGCAGCGCATGCGGATCGATATCGAGCAGCTCGCCGTGGTACTCGAATTCGCCGTCCGGATCCTGCCACGCCGTGCCGATCATCCGCAGCGACTCCTCGACCTCGGCATAGGTCCGTTCCGGGTCGACGCCGCACATCGAGGTCTCGACCGGGGTCGCGCCGCGGCCGGCGCCCAGGTTCAGGCGGCCGCCCGACAGGACGTCGAGCATCGCGGCCCGCTCGGCCGCGCGGACCGGATGGTTGAAGTTGAACGGCATGCAGACCACGCCGTGGCCGATGCGGATGCGCTGGGTCTTGGCCGCCACCCAGGTCAGGAAGATCTCCGGGGCGCTCATGTGCGCGTACCACTTCAGCCCGTGGTGTTCGACGGCCCAGACCGTATCGAAGCCCATCTCGTCGGCCAGTACCGCCTGCTCGACGCAGTCCCGCAGCACCTGTGCCTCGTGTTCGGCCGTGGGGTCGGTCATCTGGGCCTCGAAGATCATCGAGAACTTCATCCGGCACTCCCGTCATCTCGTCCTATGCCTAGTAGAAATAGTCCGTCCCGGACCCGTCCTGGTCAGCCCGAAGTCCCGCTGGCCGGGACCGTGCGGTGTCGCATCGGCCGTACCGCCATAGCGTCGATCGCAACGATGGGGAAGGACGGAAAGAACGCCGCATGACACAGGAATTCGAATTCGACGTGGTGGTCGTCGGCTCCGGCGCCGCCGGTATGACCGCTGCCCTGACGGCCGCCTATCGCGGGCTGTCGGTGACGCTGATCGAGAAGAGCCGCAACTTCGGCGGGTCCACGGCCCGCTCCGGCGGCGGCATCTGGATCCCCAACAATCCGGTGCTCCAGGCCGCGGGCGTGCCCGACAGCCCGGAGCTGGCCCGCACCTATCTGAAAGCGGTTGTGGGCGAACGGGTTCCCGAGGCCAAGCAGCGTGCCTTCCTGGACCACGGGCCCGAGATGATGCGCTACATCGGCGCCCGCAGCCGGTACTGGGACTTCGTCTACGACCGCGGCTACTCCGACTACCATCCGGAATTCCCCGGTGGTCTGGCCCAGGGCCGCAGTATCGAACCGGCGCCGATCGACGGGCGACTGCTCGGCGGCGATCTGCACAAGATCAATCAGCCGACCATGTCGGGTCCGAAGGGAATCGCGTTCACCGTCAGCGATTTCCACGATCTGAACATGATCGCCCGGACCTGGGCCGGTAAGCGCACGGCGATGAAGGTCGGCGCGCAGGCGGTGGCCAACAAACTCCGCGGCCGCCTGCCGCTGAGCCTGGGCAAAGCGCTGGCCGCGCGGCTGTGGCTGTCGCTGCGCGACGCGAGCGTGCCGGTCTGGATGAACACCCCGCTGACCGAGGTGGTGACCGAGGCGGGTGTCGTGGTCGGCGTGCGCGCCGAACATCAGGGCGCGCCGGTGCTGATCAGGGCGCGCCGCGGTGTCGTGCTGGCCGCGGGCGGCTTCGAACACAACCTCGACATGCGCCGTCAGTATCTGTCCGGTCCGCAGTCGACCGAATGGACCGTCGGCGCCACCGAGAACGTCGGCGAGGGCATCGTGGCGGGCCAGAAGGCCGGTGGCGCGGTCGATCTCATGGACGACGCGTGGTGGGGCCCGTCGGTCCGCAATCCGGACGGCCCGCCGTTCTTCTGCCTGGCCGAGCGGGCGCAGCCGGGCGGGATCATGGTCAACCACGCGGGGCGGCGGTTCGTCAACGAATCCGCGCCTTATGTGAACGTCGTACACACCATGTACGAGCAGCATGTATCCGGTGTGGACCACATTCCGGCCTACTTCATCATGGATCAGACCTTCCGTGACCGGTACCTGTTCCTGGGCAATTTCCCGAAGCGGCCGATTCCGCAGAAGTATCTCGACGCCGGGATCATCACCCAGGCCGATACGCTCGAGCAGCTGGCGAACAAGATCGGTGTTCCCGCGCCGGCGCTGACCGATACCGTCGCGCGATTCAACGGCTTCGCGCGCACCGGCCGAGACGAGGACTTCGGACGCGGCGACTCCGCCTACGACCGGTATTACGGCGATCCGACCGTGGCACCGAATCCGTGCCTGGCGCCGCTGGACAACGGGCCCTACTACGCGGTGGAGATGGTGCCGGGCGATCTGGGCACCAAGGGCGGTCTGTGCACGGACGAATTCGCGCGGGTACTCGACGACGGCGACCGGCCGATCGCGGGATTGTATGCGGCGGGCAATAATTCGGCCTCGGTCATGGGTAACGACTACGCCGGCGCCGGCGCGACCATCGGCCCGGCGATGGTGTTCGGCTTCATCGCCGCCAACCATCTCGCGGACCACGCCCAGCCGCAGGCGGCCGGCGCCGCGCCGAAGCGCACGGCGAAGTCACGCACCACATCCGCCATCGCGGGGAAGGAATAGCCATGGGCAGGGTCGACGGAAAGACGGTCATCGTCACCGGGGGTGCGCGGGGGATGGGTGCGGCGTTCGCCGCGCGGCTGATCTCCGAGGGCGCGTCCGTGGTGATCACCGATGTCCTGGCCGACGAAGGCGCGCAGACCGCCGCCCGGCTGGGATCCTCGGCACGGTTCGTGGCCCACGATGTCACCGACGAATCGTCGTGGAACGAGGTGGTGACACAGGCGGAATCGGCTTTCGGTCCGGTCGCGGGACTGGTGAACAACGCCGGCATCGTGCACGTCGACCCGATCGAGCAGTTGGCCGAGGCCGACTTCCGCAAGGTGATCGACGTGAATCAGGTCGGGGTATTCCTCGGCATGAAATCCGTCGTGGGTTCGATGCGGCGCGCCGGTCACGGGTCGATCGTGAACATCTCCTCGGTCGGCGGCATCATCGGCTTCTCCAACATTCTCGGTTACACGGCCTCCAAGTGGGCGGTGCGCGGGATGACGAAGACCGCGGCACAGGAGTTCGGGCCCATGGGAATTCGGGTCAACTCGGTGCACCCCGGCGTGGTGATCACGGAGATGACCGCCGATTCGGCGCGGTCGAACTCGATGTTCCACGATCAGCCGCTGGCGCGGGCCGGCACCCCCGAGGAATTGGCGAATCTGGTGCTGTTCCTCATCTCCGACGAATCCGGTTACAGCACCGGTTCGGAATTCGTCGCCGACGGCGGCTTCACCTCCCACTGAATCGAAGGATATTCGCCGTGAAGAGTTTCGCAGGTAAGACCGTCGTCATCACCGGCGCCGGCGCCGGCATCGGCCGGGCCCTGGCGCTGGAACTGGCCGGGCACGGCGCCCGGCTGGCACTGTCCGGTCGAAATATCGACAATGTGTCCGAGACCGCGGCGCTGTGTGAGAAGCGGGGCGCTCATGCGCGCGCCTACCGGCTCGACGTCACCGATCGTGACGCCGTCTACGCACACGCCGATCAGGTGGCCGGTGACTTCGGCGGCGTCAACGCGATCGTCAACAATGCCGGGGTGTCGTTGACCGCCAGCACCGAAGAGGTCAGCTGGGATGATTTCGAATGGATCGTGAACATCAACTTCTGGGGCGTAGCCTACGGGACGAAAGCCTTTCTGCCCCATGTGATCGCCTCCGGTGACGGTGCGGTGGTCAATGTGTCGAGCATGTTCGGCCTCGCCGCCTGCCCCACCCAGGGCGCCTACAACGCCACCAAATTCGCGATTCGCGGCTTCACCGACGCCTTGCGGCAGGAGATGAAGATCGCCGGTCACAAGGTGGCGGTGAGCTGTGTGCATCCCGGCATGATCCGGACCGAGATCGCGTGGAAGGCGCGTGCGGGCGCCGGCCGTGACCGCGACGCGCTGGCCGCCAACTTCGACAGCCTGGCCAAGACCAGTCCGGAGAAGGCGGCCCGGGCGATCGTGGACGGTATCCGCAAGGATCGGGCCAAGGTGCTGATCGGCACCGACGCCCGCGTGATCGACCTGCTGCCGCGCGTCTTCGGATCGGGCTACCAGAAGATCCTCACCGCGCAGATGCGCAACGAAGTCGCGAAGTAACCGCGCGCACCAGCCCGCTCGCCGGATCGCGAGCGGGCCCTGCGCCTCGGATCACAGCGGCAGATCGCGCCTGCGCACCTTGCCGGTGGTGTTGCGGGGCAACCGATCCAGTACGCGCACGACCCGTGGCACCTTGTAGCCGGCGAGCCGGGTCCGGCACCACGCGAGGAGCGCGCCGGGATCGAATGCCGCGGGGTCGTGCACGACGACGAACGCGGCGCCGACCTCGCCGAGCCGGTCGTCCGGGATGCCGATCACGGCCGCCTCGGCGATACCGGGGTACTCCAGCAGGGCCTGCTCGACCTCGGCCGGATACACGTTGAAGCCGCCGGCGATGAACATGTTCTTCAACCGGTCGGTGATGCGCAGGTAGCCCTCGGGATCCAGCGATCCGACATCGCCGGTGTGCAGCCATCCGGCGGAATCGACGGCGTGTGCGGTGGCCGCCGGATCGTCGAGATATCCGCACATCACATTCGGCCCCCGCACCACGATCTCACCGGAGGTTCCGGACGGGACCACCCGGCCTTCGGCATCGACGATGCGAATCTCACTGCCCGGCAACGACTTACCGACCGTGCGGGCGGTGCGCTCGGTGGGTTCGCCCGGTGCGCAGACCGTGACCACGCCGATGGATTCGGTGAGGCCGTAGGCGGTGAACACCTCGGCGGCTCCGAGTTCGGTGCGGATGCGCCCGACCAGCGACTCGGGAATGGCGGCGCCACCGGTGCCCGCCAGCCGCAGCGCCGGGAACCTGGCCCCGACCCGCAGGAGATCGGTGAAAACCGTGGGCGGGCCGGCGAGTACGGTGATCCGCTCCCGGATCAGCACCTTCGCCGCCGACTCCGCCTCGAATATCGCCAGCGGCACCATGGTGGCCGCGCGCAGCAGGCAGGCCACGATGCCCGCCTTGTAGCCGAAGGTATGCGAGAACGGATTGACCAGTAGACAGCGATCGCCGTGGCGCAGCGTGACCGCATCCGCCCAACGGTCCAGCACGCTCAGGGTCCGGCGGTGCGTACTGAGCACCCCCTTGGGCGCGCCGGTGGTGCCCGAGGTGAACAGGACGTCGCAGATGTCGTCGGGATCGACTGTGGCCGTGCGTACTTCGGCCTCGGCGCGGGAGACCGAACGGGCCGCGGCGCGAAAGCGTGCCCAGTCGAGCAGCGGCGCCCGCGGTCCGGCGCCGTGCTCACTCGGCGCGGTCGCCGGCAGCAGCACGGTATGACGCAGATCGGGGAGCGGCCCTTGCTCGCTGAGCATCAGCGGGTAGTCGGTATCCAGGAATCCGCGCACCGTGAACAGCATCCGGCAGCGGGCGCGCCGCAAGATCGCCGCGGCCTCCGCACCGCGCAGGCGGGTGCCGAGGGGAACGAGGGTCGCGCCCGCACCCAGCATGCCGAGAGCGGTCGTTATCCAGTGCGCGCTGTTCGGCGCCCAGAGCGCGACCCGATCGCCGGGCTCGATCCCGGTCGCGATCGCGGCGCGGGTCACCTCTCGGGCGGCCGCGTGCAGTTCGGCATAGGTCAGCCGGATGTTCGGCTCGACGATCGCCACGGTCGATCCGTAGCGGCGCGACATCTCGGCCAGCAGCGCCGGAATCGTCGCGGGAACCACGGTCGTCCGCGGATTCCGCGTGGTCTGTCTGTCCGCCATCGCCGCCCGAGCACATCGTCGTGGGAACCGCGCCGGTCGCGCGCCGCTCACGGACCATCCTGCCGCAGGCCGGGGCCGGGGCCGGCCGATTCGCGGCATCGGTCCCGGTCAGTGGACCGCCGGTCCGGTCGCCGGGGAGTTATCCGCTGAGCGGGACGTCGGCTACTGGCGAGCACCCCTCGGGCGGCACTCTCGAAGGATGACCGGGGCGGCAGGGGGTTCGATGCCCCGATGGATGGACCGAAGGAGTGACATGACCGCGGGTGCGGAGCTGGCCCACCGATCCGAGACCGTCGTCGGACTGGACGGCAACTGCCCGCTGTCGCGGGAACGGATCGGTGGCAAGGCCTGGAGTATCAATCACATGCGCGGGCTCGGGCTGCCGGTACCGCCGGCATTCGTGCTGACCACCGACGCGTGGCGTGATTTCACCGCACGGGGCGCGATCGCCGACGAGATCTGGCGGGCCGTCCGTGACGGTATCGCGACGCTCGAGCACGGGACCGGGCGCACCTTCGGGTCGACGCGAGCGCCGCTGCTGGTCTCGGTCCGATCGGGCGCCGCGGTGAGTATGCCCGGCATGATGGACACCGTCCTCAACCTCGGCATCAACGACGGTGTGGAGCAGGCGCTGGCCGCCGTGACCGGAAACGCCGGTTACGCCGCAGACACCCATCGGCGATTCCGGGAGCAGTACCGCGAGACCGTGCTCGGTGTCGCCGACGGTGTGGTTCCGGTCGATCCGTGGGAGCAGTTGCGCGGTGCCATCACCGCCGTGTTCGGATCCTGGGACTCCCAGCGCGCCAAGGCCTATCGGCGCAACCGCGGCGTCGCCGACGATCTCGGCACCGCGGTCACCGTCCAGGCGATGGTCTTCGGAAATCTGGACGACGCCTCGGGCACGGGCGTGCTGTTCAGCCGCAATCCCAATACCGGCGACGGCCCGGCCTACGGCGAATGGCTGGTGGGCGGACAGGGCGAGGATGTGGTGTCCGGCCGAACCACGCCGCGACCGCTGGCCGATCTCGCCGCCACCCAGCCGGAGCTGCACCGGCGCCTGATCGAGGCCGCGGACCTGCTCGAACGCGATGGCCGCGATATTCAGGACATCGAGTTCACGGTGGAATCGGAAACCTTGTGGCTGCTGCAGTCGCGTCCGGCGAAACGTTCGGCGCGGGCGGCGGTACGGGCCGCGGTCGCGATGGTGGCCGAAGAGCTGATCTCCGCCGAGGAGGCCGTGCAGCGGGTCAGCGCCGAGCAGATCCGGGTCGTCCTGCGCCCGGCGAGCACTGCCGCCGATGCGGGACAGGCTCTCGCCCGAGGCGAATCCGCCTGTCCCGGCGTGGCTTTCGGTCTGGTGGTCACCGACCCCGACGAGGCCGAGGCGCGGGCGCAGGCGGGTGAGGACGTCATCCTGGTGCGGCCCACCACCAGCCCCGACGATCTGCCCGGCATGATCGCCGCCCGCGCGGTGGTCACCGAATCCGGTGGCGCCACCTCGCACGCCGCGCTGGTGAGCCGCGAACTGGGCCGGCCCTGTGTCGTCGGCTGCGGTCCCGGTGTGGTCGCGGCCCTGGCCGGGCGCCGGGTCACCGTGGACGGTGGCGCCGCGGTGGTGTGGGACGGTGAAGTGGCCGGGGGTGCGGTCGATCCCGCCGCACTCGACGATGTGCGCAGACTGGCCGCCTGGGCCGGTGTGACACCCGAGGAGCTGGCCCGATCCGCGGACACCGAGCCGGAAGATGCCTGGGCGCAGACGGTTACCCGCGCGGTGAGCGATCTCGAGCTCGTTCGCCTCATCGGTGTCAAGGGCCGGGTGCGCAGCGATGCGGTCGCCGCCAGTCTGGGCGGTGACGTCGCCGAGATCGCCGCCCGGTGCGCGGATCTGATTTCCGGTGGCCTGTGCGCCGACACCCCCGCGGGGCTGCGGCTCACTCCCGACGGGCGGCAACGACTGGACACGCTGCTGACCGCCGAGCGCGCGACGGTCGATGCCACGGCGATGACCGCGGCCTACGCGGATTTCTGCGTGGTCAACGCCGAACTCAAGGACATCGTGACCGCCTGGCAGATGAAGGATGCGGCCACCCCCAACGATCACGGCGACGCCGAATACGATGCGGCGGTGCTGGATCGGCTCACCGACCTGCATCGGCGGGTACGCCCGCTGGCCGGGCGTCTGGGCTGGATCGCCCCGCGGCTGGCCCGATACCGCGACCGGCTCGATCTGGCCGTCGAGCGGATCGGCGGCGGCGATCACACCTGGGTGGCGCGCCCGATCATGGACAGCTATCACACGGTGTGGTTCGAACTGCACGAAGATCTGATCGGCCTGTGCGGACTGAGCCGTGCCGACGAGGCGGCGGCCGGTCGTGCCGAATAATCCGATCACCACCTCGGCCGCCGCGGCCCGGCGCTGGGTCGATTTCGCCGAGATCGACAACATGCGCGACCTGGGCGGACTTCCGGTAACCGGTGGCGGCGCCACGCGTTTCGGGGTGGCACTGCGGTCGAGCACCCTGCAGCAGGCCACCGAGGCGGATCTGGCGCTGCTGCTGGGCACGCTCGGGCTGCGTACGCTGATCGATCTGCGGCTGCCCGACGAGGTCGAGCGGGAGGGGTACGGTCTGCTCGCCGATACCACGATCGACAAGGTCAACCTGCCGGTACGCAAGTCGCCGCAATCCTCCTTGGCGGCCAGGGATCTGGTACCGGACAAGTCGCGGGTGGATCTGGCCGCCCTGTACGGCGCGCTGCTGGCGGGCAGCCCGGCCGAGATCGTGGCCGCGGTGCGGCTGGTCGCCGATCCCGATCGGCAGGCCGTGGTCTTCCACTGCGCGGCGGGCAAGGACCGCACCGGAGTCCTGGCGGCGGTGCTGCTGGACGCGGTGGGAGTGGCGCCGGAGGTGATCGCCGCGGACTACGTGCTGACCAACGAGCGCATGGCGCGCGTCCGCAACCGGCTCGACGCCCTGGGCTCCTACACGGGCCTGCCGCCGGCCGACACCGGGATTCTGGCCGTCGACCCGGCGGTGATGCTGAACTTCCTCGGCGCGCTGCGTCGCGACCACGGTGGTGCCGCCCGCTGGCTGCTCGAACACGGGCTCACCGGCGCGCAACTGGCGATGTTGCGGGCCGCGCTGGTCGCCGAGTAACGGCGGGCATCACCTGGAATAGTCGCGGAAGGTCATCACGAACGCCACCGCGGCTATCG
The genomic region above belongs to Nocardia spumae and contains:
- a CDS encoding AMP-binding protein, with the translated sequence MADRQTTRNPRTTVVPATIPALLAEMSRRYGSTVAIVEPNIRLTYAELHAAAREVTRAAIATGIEPGDRVALWAPNSAHWITTALGMLGAGATLVPLGTRLRGAEAAAILRRARCRMLFTVRGFLDTDYPLMLSEQGPLPDLRHTVLLPATAPSEHGAGPRAPLLDWARFRAAARSVSRAEAEVRTATVDPDDICDVLFTSGTTGAPKGVLSTHRRTLSVLDRWADAVTLRHGDRCLLVNPFSHTFGYKAGIVACLLRAATMVPLAIFEAESAAKVLIRERITVLAGPPTVFTDLLRVGARFPALRLAGTGGAAIPESLVGRIRTELGAAEVFTAYGLTESIGVVTVCAPGEPTERTARTVGKSLPGSEIRIVDAEGRVVPSGTSGEIVVRGPNVMCGYLDDPAATAHAVDSAGWLHTGDVGSLDPEGYLRITDRLKNMFIAGGFNVYPAEVEQALLEYPGIAEAAVIGIPDDRLGEVGAAFVVVHDPAAFDPGALLAWCRTRLAGYKVPRVVRVLDRLPRNTTGKVRRRDLPL
- a CDS encoding pyruvate, phosphate dikinase, which produces MTAGAELAHRSETVVGLDGNCPLSRERIGGKAWSINHMRGLGLPVPPAFVLTTDAWRDFTARGAIADEIWRAVRDGIATLEHGTGRTFGSTRAPLLVSVRSGAAVSMPGMMDTVLNLGINDGVEQALAAVTGNAGYAADTHRRFREQYRETVLGVADGVVPVDPWEQLRGAITAVFGSWDSQRAKAYRRNRGVADDLGTAVTVQAMVFGNLDDASGTGVLFSRNPNTGDGPAYGEWLVGGQGEDVVSGRTTPRPLADLAATQPELHRRLIEAADLLERDGRDIQDIEFTVESETLWLLQSRPAKRSARAAVRAAVAMVAEELISAEEAVQRVSAEQIRVVLRPASTAADAGQALARGESACPGVAFGLVVTDPDEAEARAQAGEDVILVRPTTSPDDLPGMIAARAVVTESGGATSHAALVSRELGRPCVVGCGPGVVAALAGRRVTVDGGAAVVWDGEVAGGAVDPAALDDVRRLAAWAGVTPEELARSADTEPEDAWAQTVTRAVSDLELVRLIGVKGRVRSDAVAASLGGDVAEIAARCADLISGGLCADTPAGLRLTPDGRQRLDTLLTAERATVDATAMTAAYADFCVVNAELKDIVTAWQMKDAATPNDHGDAEYDAAVLDRLTDLHRRVRPLAGRLGWIAPRLARYRDRLDLAVERIGGGDHTWVARPIMDSYHTVWFELHEDLIGLCGLSRADEAAAGRAE
- a CDS encoding tyrosine-protein phosphatase, giving the protein MPNNPITTSAAAARRWVDFAEIDNMRDLGGLPVTGGGATRFGVALRSSTLQQATEADLALLLGTLGLRTLIDLRLPDEVEREGYGLLADTTIDKVNLPVRKSPQSSLAARDLVPDKSRVDLAALYGALLAGSPAEIVAAVRLVADPDRQAVVFHCAAGKDRTGVLAAVLLDAVGVAPEVIAADYVLTNERMARVRNRLDALGSYTGLPPADTGILAVDPAVMLNFLGALRRDHGGAARWLLEHGLTGAQLAMLRAALVAE